One region of Metallosphaera sedula DSM 5348 genomic DNA includes:
- the gapN gene encoding NADP-dependent glyceraldehyde-3-phosphate dehydrogenase — MNLKELSPEFKEITSLESNTTVFKTYLTGDWVSARELEDVISPIDLTTFARVPRLPYEMVDSALSKISEKGRWEIRDLPGEKRLKIFHDMASLLDKFRSDLVEVLVIGNGKTRAAANGEVNASIERLIRADLDVRKLYGEYVPGDWSSESLETEAIVRREPLGVVLAITPFNYPLFDVVNKFVYSTVAGNAILIKPASKTPVPAILFARIAELAGFPKHALGILTIPGKDMDKVVSDRRIGVISFTGSTETGERVIRAGGVKQYVMELGGGDSAIVLDDADPVSTGQKLVTSITSYSGQRCDSIKFIFSEPGVYDKLKQTLLNELSKIKVGDPREDVSMGPIIDRGTVDELEFSVKDAQEKGARVLFGGKRLKENYVEPTLIEASKEIVKNLYLYQKEVFLSVAVLVKMNNVDEAISLSNSRRYGLDASVFGEDINKIRKAIRLLEVGAVYINDFPRHGIGYFPFGGRKDSGLGREGIGYTIEYVTAYKTVVYNYKGKGVWDYM; from the coding sequence ATGAACCTCAAGGAATTGTCCCCAGAGTTTAAGGAGATAACTAGCTTAGAGTCTAACACGACGGTCTTCAAGACTTATCTCACCGGTGACTGGGTGTCAGCAAGGGAGCTCGAAGATGTTATATCCCCAATAGACCTCACCACATTCGCCAGGGTTCCCAGACTTCCCTATGAGATGGTGGACAGTGCACTCTCCAAGATCTCAGAGAAGGGGAGATGGGAGATCCGTGACCTTCCAGGAGAAAAGAGATTGAAAATATTTCATGATATGGCCTCGCTCCTGGACAAATTTAGGAGTGATCTGGTTGAAGTCCTAGTGATAGGCAACGGAAAGACTAGGGCAGCTGCCAACGGTGAAGTGAACGCGTCCATAGAACGATTAATCAGGGCAGACCTGGACGTGAGGAAACTCTATGGAGAATACGTTCCAGGCGACTGGAGTAGTGAGAGCTTGGAGACTGAGGCCATTGTGAGAAGGGAACCACTGGGAGTAGTTCTTGCAATTACTCCTTTCAACTATCCACTTTTCGACGTGGTGAACAAGTTCGTTTACTCTACGGTTGCAGGTAACGCCATCCTAATCAAACCTGCTAGTAAAACTCCAGTGCCCGCAATCCTTTTCGCGAGAATCGCGGAACTTGCGGGATTTCCCAAGCACGCGTTGGGAATACTGACCATACCTGGGAAGGACATGGATAAGGTAGTCTCGGACAGAAGGATTGGAGTCATCTCATTCACCGGAAGCACGGAGACTGGAGAGAGGGTAATTAGGGCTGGAGGCGTTAAACAGTACGTGATGGAGCTCGGAGGCGGTGACTCGGCCATTGTCCTAGATGATGCTGATCCTGTCTCCACTGGACAGAAGCTTGTTACCTCGATCACCTCGTACAGCGGACAGAGGTGCGATTCAATAAAGTTCATTTTCTCTGAACCTGGCGTCTATGACAAACTTAAGCAGACGCTTCTCAACGAGCTATCCAAGATAAAGGTTGGCGATCCCAGGGAGGACGTGAGCATGGGACCGATCATAGACAGGGGAACGGTGGATGAGCTAGAGTTCTCCGTCAAGGACGCGCAGGAGAAAGGAGCCAGGGTTTTATTTGGGGGCAAAAGGCTGAAGGAGAACTATGTTGAACCTACTTTGATCGAGGCCTCAAAGGAGATCGTGAAGAACCTTTACCTTTATCAGAAGGAGGTCTTCCTCTCGGTTGCAGTTCTAGTTAAGATGAACAACGTGGATGAAGCTATCTCCCTGAGCAACTCCAGGAGATATGGGCTTGATGCCTCGGTATTTGGAGAGGACATCAATAAGATCAGAAAGGCCATAAGACTACTTGAAGTGGGAGCGGTCTACATAAATGACTTTCCAAGGCATGGGATAGGTTACTTCCCCTTTGGAGGAAGAAAGGACTCGGGACTAGGAAGGGAGGGAATAGGGTACACCATAGAGTACGTAACTGCCTACAAGACGGTGGTCTACAACTACAAGGGAAAGGGTGTATGGGACTACATGTAG
- a CDS encoding MFS transporter: MKAGLDLGTLPILFVSVEEMFLMIPMGIASDLMGRRTVIRIGMLTMLLSSAMLSISAILRSGILVLASFLVFGLGDSLSYAPQGAYLAELYREQRVMMAGLAYQLSAVLAGGTSVILTSLSLSFLGETGSSIVIPLLSLVYVMMSVLAV, encoded by the coding sequence TTGAAAGCTGGCCTTGACCTAGGAACACTTCCGATCCTTTTTGTTTCTGTGGAGGAGATGTTCCTAATGATACCCATGGGGATAGCGTCAGATCTCATGGGGAGAAGGACGGTGATAAGGATTGGGATGCTGACAATGTTGTTGTCCTCTGCCATGTTGAGCATTTCCGCCATCTTAAGAAGTGGTATCCTGGTCTTGGCATCATTTCTGGTTTTTGGCCTTGGAGACTCCCTAAGCTACGCACCGCAGGGAGCTTACCTAGCTGAACTCTATAGGGAACAGAGAGTGATGATGGCCGGGTTGGCCTACCAGCTTTCAGCGGTTTTAGCTGGAGGTACCTCTGTAATCCTGACCTCCCTATCTCTCTCATTTCTTGGGGAGACAGGGAGCTCGATCGTCATACCCTTGCTCTCCCTGGTATACGTGATGATGTCTGTCCTTGCAGTTTGA
- a CDS encoding bifunctional 2-dehydro-3-deoxy-phosphogluconate/2-dehydro-3-deoxy-6-phosphogalactonate aldolase — protein sequence MEVVVPILTPFNPDGTINREALKTHATNLLEKGIDLIFLNGTTGLGPALSKEEKKETLRTLSDVADRVIFQVGELNLNNVLELVKFSSDYGVRAIASYSPYYFPRLPEKWLIKYFQTIASHSSHPVYLYNYPLATGYDISAELLSKFGLELAGVKDTNQDLAHSMKFKTTFPKMKVYNGSDTLAFYSLLSLDGTVASMSNCLPTVFVEMKRAISQGDVKKALVHQRLITSIVELARKYGQLGALYVLTEMTQGYSVGRPRPPIFPLEEGEERELKKEVENFIKGLGVKA from the coding sequence ATGGAAGTCGTTGTTCCCATCCTAACGCCTTTCAATCCAGACGGGACCATCAACAGGGAAGCCTTGAAGACCCACGCCACCAATCTTCTTGAAAAGGGGATAGATCTAATCTTCTTGAACGGAACGACAGGGTTAGGACCAGCCCTCTCGAAGGAGGAAAAGAAGGAAACCCTTAGAACCCTTTCAGACGTGGCTGACAGGGTCATATTCCAGGTAGGAGAGCTTAACTTAAACAATGTGCTGGAACTTGTTAAGTTCTCCTCTGATTACGGTGTAAGGGCTATAGCGTCTTACTCCCCCTACTATTTCCCGAGGCTTCCAGAGAAATGGTTAATCAAGTATTTTCAGACTATTGCCTCCCATTCCTCCCATCCAGTGTACCTTTACAACTACCCGTTGGCCACAGGTTATGATATATCAGCTGAACTACTTTCCAAGTTTGGCCTTGAGTTGGCAGGGGTAAAGGACACGAATCAGGACCTGGCACATTCCATGAAATTCAAAACAACTTTCCCTAAGATGAAGGTGTACAACGGTTCTGATACCCTAGCGTTTTACTCCTTGTTATCACTCGATGGGACGGTAGCCTCAATGTCCAACTGTCTCCCCACAGTTTTCGTTGAGATGAAGAGGGCAATCTCACAGGGAGACGTGAAGAAGGCCTTAGTTCACCAGAGACTGATTACCTCCATTGTGGAGCTAGCAAGGAAATATGGACAACTTGGTGCACTTTACGTCCTAACTGAAATGACGCAGGGATATTCGGTTGGGAGACCAAGACCGCCCATATTTCCCCTTGAGGAAGGCGAGGAGAGGGAACTCAAAAAAGAGGTAGAGAACTTCATCAAGGGTCTCGGTGTTAAAGCTTGA
- the hsp14 gene encoding archaeal heat shock protein Hsp14, whose protein sequence is MEILLRELGKQLNDLTKEFYEKVLPPIDVYEQGNTLVVIVDMPGFDKSSISIRLSSDGVLRIEGKRDVEQAGIKHVAQRPSRMMREIRLPVKVPKDAEVTGKYENGVLTLKIPIEGAAKVKIE, encoded by the coding sequence ATGGAGATCCTTTTACGTGAACTTGGTAAACAGTTGAATGACCTGACCAAGGAATTTTATGAGAAGGTGCTCCCACCAATAGACGTGTACGAGCAGGGTAACACCCTTGTGGTTATTGTGGACATGCCGGGTTTCGACAAGTCCAGCATTAGTATAAGGCTATCGTCTGATGGAGTTCTCAGAATTGAGGGAAAGAGGGACGTGGAGCAGGCTGGAATAAAACACGTGGCGCAAAGACCCTCAAGGATGATGAGGGAAATCAGGTTACCAGTCAAGGTTCCTAAGGACGCTGAGGTAACAGGGAAATATGAGAACGGTGTTCTCACGTTAAAGATTCCCATAGAGGGCGCAGCTAAGGTAAAGATAGAGTAA
- the kdgK gene encoding bifunctional 2-dehydro-3-deoxygluconokinase/2-dehydro-3-deoxygalactonokinase, whose product MVTLGEILIELNAVTSGPLRHVNYFEKHVAGSEANYCVAFVRLGNNCVYIGRVGRDEFGHNAIEWLRGKGVNVDHVKFDDNPTGIFFVQRDYPVPLHSESIYYRKGSAGSRLSPEDVDENLVRGGDLVHSTGITLAISSSARDSVFKAFSLNGNRSFDTNIRLKLWTPEEARTTIMKLLKDYPVKYLITDVDDSRILVGESDPDRASAILREYAEVVVMKQGPKGASLYHDGGKYFSPGYSVPVEDVTGAGDALGGTFLSLVMSGFSMEKALDYAIVSSTLNVMIRGDQENLPGLSEIEAFLKEMDKK is encoded by the coding sequence ATGGTAACCCTGGGAGAAATTCTCATAGAACTTAACGCCGTTACCTCGGGACCATTAAGGCACGTGAATTACTTTGAGAAACACGTGGCGGGAAGCGAGGCCAATTATTGTGTGGCCTTCGTCAGGCTAGGGAACAATTGCGTGTACATAGGAAGGGTAGGACGCGACGAGTTCGGTCATAATGCAATAGAATGGTTAAGAGGAAAGGGAGTTAACGTCGATCACGTCAAGTTTGACGATAATCCCACGGGTATATTTTTCGTACAGAGGGATTATCCGGTTCCGCTTCATAGCGAGTCAATCTACTATAGAAAGGGAAGTGCTGGAAGCAGACTATCGCCGGAGGACGTGGATGAGAACCTTGTGAGAGGCGGTGACCTCGTCCACTCCACTGGGATAACCTTGGCCATTTCTAGCTCAGCGAGAGATTCGGTGTTCAAGGCTTTCTCACTTAACGGGAACAGATCATTCGATACCAACATTAGGTTAAAGCTATGGACTCCAGAGGAGGCGAGGACGACAATAATGAAGCTTCTTAAGGATTACCCTGTGAAGTACTTGATAACTGATGTTGATGACTCCAGGATTCTAGTGGGTGAGTCAGATCCAGATAGGGCCTCTGCCATCCTAAGGGAATACGCCGAGGTGGTAGTGATGAAGCAGGGGCCAAAGGGAGCATCCCTTTATCACGACGGAGGAAAGTACTTTTCGCCAGGTTATTCGGTCCCAGTAGAGGACGTTACAGGAGCAGGAGATGCGTTAGGAGGAACCTTCCTATCCCTAGTTATGTCAGGGTTCAGCATGGAGAAAGCGTTGGATTACGCCATCGTGAGTTCAACCCTTAACGTAATGATAAGGGGGGACCAAGAAAACCTCCCAGGTTTGTCCGAGATCGAGGCATTCCTCAAGGAAATGGATAAAAAGTAA
- a CDS encoding prolyl oligopeptidase family serine peptidase → MDPFEYIENLEDPRTKAFIEEETRNSSFFQERAKLHYQPILERLTEERPITLVGTEKGVAILVRSKSGVHAEVNGNIIRSEREQDIFNSLERVWNSDLVRIGVGIGGSDQGYSILVNEQGKVVRRVEGLVNQFFFLRGKLCYVREYRTESSPDGVPPAVERLFCGEEMLPFYPGRGEWISVKAEGDNLLLVRGIGWSKKVLYRDFEKVDEGDITSYDMKGGRIYYVKGNSLMRDGVELFKISRPTLDMKVMDDGILTLEIRNYKTSLVKYSEEGRETWNYTTDHILTFDTVGDQIYVLETSFDTSYTISRIKDQRVEVLRRGREERLTVKEIYVQGDVLLHGFLLSKGGNRGVVVYGYGGFAIPLLPSYNPLFLELMDSGYSVLVTNLRGGFENGEEWHKAGMLRNKMNVFKDFSEFLQTVKMMGGRTIAMGGSNGGLLVGATLNLYTSLVDCGVIGYPVLDMLKFHKYLAGMYWVPEYGDPEKDSEFLLSYSPYHNLKKGLPPTLVYTGLNDDRVHPMHALKYVAKSREMGNKVYLFVNRRAGHNLSRPEASAEEMSTVVAFVEQCHSL, encoded by the coding sequence ATGGATCCCTTTGAATACATTGAAAACCTAGAAGATCCTAGAACTAAGGCATTCATAGAGGAGGAAACGAGGAACTCCTCTTTCTTTCAGGAGAGGGCAAAACTTCACTATCAGCCCATTCTCGAGAGACTCACCGAGGAAAGGCCCATCACGTTGGTGGGCACGGAAAAGGGAGTGGCAATTTTAGTTAGGTCCAAGAGTGGAGTCCACGCTGAGGTCAACGGGAACATCATCAGGAGTGAGAGGGAACAAGACATCTTCAATTCCCTGGAGAGGGTATGGAACTCAGACCTGGTGAGAATAGGGGTAGGGATAGGAGGATCTGATCAGGGTTACTCGATCCTAGTGAATGAGCAGGGTAAGGTAGTGAGAAGGGTTGAGGGGCTCGTTAACCAGTTTTTCTTCTTAAGGGGCAAGCTGTGTTACGTTAGGGAGTATAGGACAGAGAGCTCACCTGATGGAGTTCCTCCTGCAGTGGAAAGGTTGTTCTGTGGGGAGGAGATGCTCCCCTTTTACCCTGGAAGGGGTGAGTGGATCTCAGTTAAGGCTGAGGGAGATAACCTTCTCCTGGTTAGGGGAATAGGTTGGAGCAAGAAGGTACTCTATCGAGACTTTGAAAAGGTGGATGAAGGCGATATCACCTCCTACGACATGAAGGGAGGAAGGATATATTACGTGAAGGGAAACTCTCTCATGCGTGATGGTGTGGAGTTATTCAAGATTTCAAGACCCACACTGGACATGAAGGTTATGGACGATGGGATTCTGACCCTCGAGATCAGGAATTACAAGACGTCTCTAGTGAAGTACTCAGAGGAGGGGAGGGAGACCTGGAACTACACGACGGACCACATCCTCACCTTCGATACAGTTGGCGATCAGATCTACGTCCTGGAGACATCATTTGACACGTCATACACCATCTCCAGGATAAAGGATCAGAGAGTCGAGGTGCTGAGAAGGGGGAGGGAGGAGAGGCTCACGGTCAAGGAGATTTACGTCCAGGGAGACGTCCTCCTGCACGGGTTCCTCCTAAGTAAGGGAGGTAATAGGGGAGTTGTGGTTTACGGTTACGGTGGGTTCGCGATCCCGCTCCTTCCCAGTTACAATCCTCTATTCCTCGAACTTATGGACTCTGGTTACTCCGTCCTAGTCACAAACCTCAGGGGAGGCTTTGAGAACGGGGAGGAGTGGCACAAGGCGGGGATGCTCAGGAACAAGATGAACGTATTCAAGGATTTCTCGGAGTTCCTACAGACCGTGAAAATGATGGGAGGAAGGACAATAGCCATGGGTGGAAGTAACGGTGGACTGCTGGTGGGAGCTACCCTTAACCTCTACACGTCCCTGGTGGACTGTGGAGTCATAGGTTACCCTGTCCTTGATATGTTGAAATTTCACAAGTACCTCGCTGGTATGTATTGGGTACCCGAGTACGGTGACCCTGAAAAGGACTCCGAGTTCCTCCTTTCCTACAGTCCCTATCACAACCTGAAGAAAGGGCTACCTCCAACCCTAGTGTACACAGGGCTTAATGACGATAGGGTCCATCCCATGCACGCCTTGAAATACGTTGCTAAGTCTAGGGAGATGGGAAACAAGGTTTACCTCTTCGTAAATAGGAGAGCTGGACATAACTTGAGCAGACCGGAGGCAAGTGCCGAGGAGATGTCCACCGTGGTGGCGTTCGTGGAACAGTGTCACTCACTCTGA
- a CDS encoding ABC1 kinase family protein, translated as MSISRTFTILRKMTPRLLKYRDFRRRILKGETIPREELEEEAKRFVDTMIELGPTFIKLGQVLSVRADVLPQEYMRELQRLQDEVPPAPFEEVKETIFKEAGDVIREVDPTPLAAASLGQVHRGVSKDGKEIAIKVNRPGVEEILKADISVIRTFLPLTRLILDSSLVETLKLIFRQFSTRIFEELNYEREAFYTEKIREELEGFRVRIPNTIKATRHVLVMEYIPGLKITSQEALNKFDRKGLAWRVFKVFVYPVLKGEYFHADPHPGNIAVDEDGNIILYDFGMAGYIDRETRIKLIRMYVTISRGDPLMLVNVLDQLGAVQPYADRKVLAKGFELMIKEMKGVPVDQLELDDFNRLASEAFFKFPLRLPEKIALYFRMSSVLEGTCRMIDPEFDFLPNLVRIVEEEGLMRVALVDEVMDYVNYFSTGIKERMLKQPSLPRKRERKWIGIPVVAASIPAYFFLGDVVSLLIALLGITVTLSLP; from the coding sequence GTGTCTATCTCCAGGACGTTTACCATCCTACGAAAGATGACGCCGAGGCTTTTGAAGTACAGGGACTTCAGGAGAAGGATCCTGAAGGGAGAAACCATCCCCAGGGAGGAGCTCGAGGAGGAGGCCAAGAGGTTCGTGGATACCATGATAGAGCTAGGCCCAACCTTCATAAAACTGGGTCAAGTGCTCTCGGTTCGCGCTGACGTCCTTCCCCAGGAGTATATGAGGGAGTTGCAGAGGCTTCAGGACGAGGTACCCCCAGCACCCTTTGAAGAGGTAAAGGAAACGATTTTCAAGGAGGCTGGAGACGTGATAAGGGAAGTAGACCCGACTCCCCTGGCTGCAGCAAGTCTTGGACAGGTCCACCGAGGAGTGAGTAAGGATGGGAAGGAGATCGCGATCAAGGTGAACAGGCCTGGAGTTGAGGAAATTCTGAAGGCAGATATCTCCGTGATAAGGACCTTTCTCCCCCTAACTAGGTTGATTCTGGACTCCAGTCTAGTGGAGACCCTCAAGCTTATCTTCAGGCAGTTCTCCACAAGGATATTTGAAGAGCTCAACTACGAGAGGGAGGCCTTCTACACGGAGAAAATTAGGGAAGAACTAGAGGGATTCAGGGTAAGGATACCCAATACCATAAAGGCGACCCGGCATGTCCTTGTGATGGAGTACATTCCTGGGTTAAAGATCACGTCACAGGAGGCCCTTAACAAATTTGACAGGAAGGGCCTAGCCTGGAGAGTGTTCAAGGTGTTTGTTTACCCCGTGTTGAAGGGGGAGTACTTTCACGCGGACCCTCACCCTGGAAACATAGCAGTGGATGAAGACGGGAACATAATCCTTTACGACTTTGGAATGGCGGGTTACATTGACAGGGAGACCAGGATAAAGTTGATTCGCATGTACGTTACCATCAGCAGGGGCGACCCTCTCATGCTGGTCAACGTTCTGGATCAGTTAGGTGCAGTTCAACCCTACGCTGATCGGAAGGTCTTAGCTAAGGGTTTCGAGCTAATGATAAAGGAGATGAAGGGGGTCCCCGTGGACCAATTGGAACTCGACGACTTTAACAGGTTAGCCAGCGAGGCGTTCTTTAAGTTCCCCCTTAGGTTACCGGAGAAGATAGCCCTTTACTTCAGAATGTCATCTGTCCTAGAGGGTACGTGTAGAATGATTGACCCTGAATTCGACTTCCTCCCTAACCTGGTTAGAATCGTGGAGGAGGAAGGGCTAATGCGCGTGGCCCTGGTGGACGAGGTAATGGATTACGTAAACTATTTCTCGACAGGGATTAAGGAGAGAATGTTAAAACAGCCAAGCCTGCCCAGGAAAAGGGAGAGAAAATGGATTGGTATACCCGTGGTGGCTGCCTCGATCCCAGCCTACTTTTTCCTAGGTGACGTAGTTTCCCTCTTGATAGCCCTTCTAGGGATAACGGTTACTCTATCTTTACCTTAG
- a CDS encoding MFS transporter yields the protein MDLRIPLVALLGTVISWYSFFSVGILSASSSPFHSLILSALFYFSAFVGRPLGAFLLGRVGDSWGKRFSLSLVFLFLFVGDLLISLRSPLEVISPVLIGLALGGEWGSASVLMAESVENMRGGWTSLVQLSVPIGLILSLTVAISPLSLFVPALISALLIPVTFRLPETRGRIIGAQLSGLRSLIKGIMIKVGESSNFY from the coding sequence ATGGACTTAAGGATTCCCCTAGTGGCGCTCCTGGGAACTGTGATCTCGTGGTACTCCTTCTTCTCTGTGGGTATCCTTTCAGCATCTAGTTCGCCCTTTCACTCCCTAATCCTGTCTGCCCTCTTCTACTTTTCAGCCTTTGTTGGGAGACCGTTGGGAGCCTTCCTCCTAGGGAGGGTGGGGGATAGCTGGGGAAAGAGATTCTCGCTCTCCCTAGTATTCCTCTTCCTTTTCGTGGGTGACCTCCTCATATCGCTGAGATCTCCGCTAGAGGTGATTTCGCCAGTCCTCATAGGTCTTGCCCTTGGCGGAGAGTGGGGGAGCGCCTCGGTCCTAATGGCAGAAAGCGTGGAAAACATGAGAGGTGGTTGGACAAGCCTGGTGCAGTTGTCCGTACCCATTGGACTAATCCTGTCGCTCACGGTGGCAATTTCGCCCCTCTCCCTCTTTGTGCCAGCGTTGATTTCCGCGCTTTTGATACCAGTGACATTCCGATTGCCTGAGACGAGGGGAAGGATAATTGGTGCTCAGCTAAGTGGTCTCAGATCCCTGATCAAAGGGATCATGATTAAGGTGGGGGAAAGCTCGAACTTCTACTAG